The Labeo rohita strain BAU-BD-2019 chromosome 22, IGBB_LRoh.1.0, whole genome shotgun sequence genomic sequence TTGTGCTACGATTTTCTCAAATTGGTGTCATGACACTACATAAAAAGTTCTGTCAAAAAACTCTAGATGGAGAAGGCTGGTTCTAACTCAACCTGATATAATCACATCATTATTTATACAGCACAGCCAGTTGGTTTCTTTCacatcagcagccaatgagcttgctgctcaacattcaaatacttggctattgctgtagcagttgcagcgtgcttcagaaaccctccacctccccagctccacctgtctaGGTCTGCTATGGGGTAATTTCAtgtgtattacatttttttcttttttttgtgtgtgttttttttttttttcatatatgtgCAGCTGCAGTACTTCCTACATTCTCACAGCAGtatgttgtggatgtattggtAGACACAAGTCTCAGTATTTGCTTTTCCGCAGCAGCAGCAGATCTGTTTCGCCAAGACCAAACACATCAATATTGACATGTACGTTACCCACGCTAAACTatcagagagttgtcatgacagaataTACACTTATTTCATtccagaatgaatgaatgaattggtTAAGTGAACAAACAACTCACTCAAAAAAAACTAATCACTTACTGCCACCTACCGGTGTATGATGTATCCAGTATGATCGTACTCAAGGATAACAGTTGTATAAAGCTTTGTAGTGAAATTcgttaaaaaatgaattagttGAGCCTGCTGATAGCATTCATTTCCACATGATTTTGGTGTTATGTGAAATTCGAGTGTTTAGTAAAGTAGTGGCGCAACGTTTGTGAATTCGCTGATGAATATTACCcatatttttgactttattgcgCAACATGTATAAATGATTCATTCTGAATATTTTCTGTGCAACTGCATGACCTACATTATGAGATTTGGCATTAAATACAGAgaacaattaacattttcttACAGACTTGCAGAAAGGGGAATGAGACAGAAGGCTAATTCATACTAAAGGCTAAGGGCATATACTCCAGACCTGAACCGTGGGCATCTGGCATATTGAAAATGTCAATGCAAACAgtagatccttcagaaattccATATGAAAACAGTTGCTAgtgttttaatatgttatgtGAGTCCAAACTGTCAAAAGTAGCcatattttctttcttaaagCAAATTCCTGGTCTTACTGTCCATAATTTATCAGTGCACATTATTGCCAagaattaaaatgtttgctCTGAAATCATAATCAGTCCATGTGGAGACATATTTACATGGTCCAGTTCATATCAGTGTATAAAAAGAATTGCATTTAACAATTATATAGATTTACATGGAATGTTCAGACAGTATACCAGAacaaaagctttattttatgatgttttatattTCATGTCTAATGTCCATTAGTGTATATTTCTGACAGTGAAACTAACCCAACATTTACAGTTTCTTTTCTTGTGATGagctttgtaaataaaatatatcgcTCTGCAATCCGCAGCAGAATGCTTTCAGACTATTTCCTGAACTCTTCAGTAACACAAACACATCTATAATAGCATAAAAGTGCTGGCAGCttccttttttaatgaaatgtataaaagtGGCCTTGGTGAATGTCAGGATATAAAGGGATGATGGATAATGACAGAGTTCATTTAGGTAAGGTAAATAGAGTCTGGAAAGCCGGTTATATAGGTTATTTTGTCCCTGAGAATTTCATTGAAGAAATGCTAAAAGCCACAAAGCAATATCCTGCACTCCTACATGAAAAATAATTGTGCTACAAGCTTATTCATAATTTGGAGTCACTTTAATCTTAGTGGAATGCATGAGCTCTGATCAAAGCCTTtgatgctattttttattaaaaatatattgtctcCCAGCATTGATACAATCTGCAGTTCTTTATTTAGAGAGGGTATGGTTTATTGATAGGCAAACAAATCCCAGTTACCATGGTAAGATATCATAGAGAATCTCCTCAGCATGCCAAATCTATAGGagaaatcattttgtttttacacacaCTAATAAACGGGTAACTGGGGTAAACTTAATGTGTCAACACATCAGccagcaaaaatgtttttgttttgttgttgttgttgttgttttataggCCATTCTGTAAaattggttcaaagtcagagctggaaatattttggaaaaaatgtgtctttcactatttatttatttatttatttattatgtatacaaaTTGCATAATattcaaggtacacatttctagtaattgtgctgTTAATTATCGTGTTGTATtttcaggccgattggggcaagCCTTGGTCACGTTCTAGACGGTGTGAGCACTTGCTGATCCGTCACCATTCTATTACAATAGGGTTTTCTATGTCCTACTTAACCcctaaatattttaagtgtgaTTTATAAGATTTGTTACATTTGTTACATTGCAAAAAGTCATACTGATTTCagagttaaggattcattagtctGAATACACATTGAACCAAAtgctatcataacatcttagttgatcatttaatatactttattttttgacaaatcccatgttttggttgtgactgcacattttcggtagtgacagtaatgttttgatagcgaccacatcacattacagaatttgaaTCCACATATTAAATCACtactaaaatgttacaattttgcATAACTAAACATAactaaaatgttgttgttttttttcccccaataaagtattttgtgttgtgttaatagaacatctaagatttgaatacttaagtaacaacacccaaaaaaacaaagatgtcactactaAAACGCCACCTTTTGGcagtgactgtttcggtagtgacaattttaggtataacaaccaaaaaacaataatgtcaCCACCAAAACTTTACCAAATGTTTCATCGGtaactgtttcggtagtgacaattttaggtataaaaaccaaaaaacaataatgtcactaccaaaacttcaccaaatgttttgtggtgactgttttggtagtgacaattttacaattttatggtataacacccaaaaaacaaaaaagtcactACCAaaaccaccaaatgtttcggcaGTGACTCTTTCGGTAGTGACTATTTTACGGCATAACGCCCAAACAACAatgatgtcactaccaaaacttcaccaaatgttttggcagtgactgtttaaaaacaattttagatacttctGAAACAGCATCAAGATAattgtaggggtgtagttaaaatcagccTCAGTCAATGGATTAatgtaaacatgaaaatgtcactaccgaaacggTGTATATATACTGTAGTGTATTGTATACTTTTCTAAGCAGTTTTAAAAACAGCAgtggaataaaatgcaataaataaataaataaataaaatccaatATTGTTTCCATAAGATGAAATTTAGGTGTTTAGGTGTTCGGGACAGCCACCCCCCAactgaaagtacccaataaattctgatttcataaatattaagcttactgatgttttaaatattattgtgggtttcaatagataataaaagcatcttagtaaacatctaagatttaaTTACCTAAATGcttttcaaatgtgttttttggttgtgggacagcagtttgcaccaattctgtagaacgGCCCTTATAATACTGGccttttagcatgtttctgatATCTGACCTCTTAAGTGTAAGTGCAATCCAACTGTCCTCTCTTAGTGTTTATATTTGGTTTGTGAGAGTATGATCTGTTTTCATCTGTGGTTATTTTCACACCCGCTGGCTTTCTATGCTAGTCCATCACTGTCAGTCCAGCAATCACACTGACTGCTGTTCAGCAACACAGACGACGGCAAAACACAAGGCCACTGACCGATGGGCAGGGAAAAGGACACCAGTCTCACATCACACAATTATATCTCATCAACAGTGACTGAAATGGAGAAATGACATCCTAATTTTTAGAGTATGCTGAGGGAAAGATGCCTAATTTCCACTGAAACGAGttgccaaaaaacattacaactgATTTTCCTGATGCGcataataacaaaacacaataacaaTTCTTGCAGGGTTAAATGTCATTTAGAAATCCTTGACAGTATAGTGAGAACGTTTTTAAAGTAATTCACCATATCTTTAGATTTCAGGATGACAGTGGATAAATTGGCTCTTGTAAGTCCCCTAAACAATCAGTAGGGGGCCCCCTTACACATTTAACCAATATCAagctgttattttcattaatgtgGTATTCAGGAATTGCATTTGACATAATAACTAATACAGAATGacaaaaaagtatgaattttaTATAAATCTTTATTAAAGCATTGTTAAGATTTATATTGTACTATCTTTGCTGAAGATAGTAATGTAGGAAAAATATCATAAAGTGACGTATCtagacaaacaaaaatatgaaactcTGCATGTactggtttaaataaatatcacaaaaatcctgaaaaatcgACTACAAATGTTTGGTCCTCAACAAATCTCCTGTTTGTCTTCAGTAATAATACACACCAAACGCAGCAGCCACACAGAACAAGCTGTCctattattaaaaagaacatcAAACGTTAAAGCAGGagattaaaatcacattttaaaataattttaatgtaaaaataattccTCACTTACATTCATAAATATATCTTGAGCATAGCTGTCTGTATCGGCATCCCAGAAGCAGCGCGCAGCCATCCTATGAAAACATATTCAGTGAAAATAACTTCCTCATGCCACAAATTTGCCACAAAAATTgctatgtaattattaaaaatacattttaaatatgttatgaCAAAAGAGcagcacaaatatttttttgttgttgtacatatatgttatatattaacatattttaaataatataaatataatacaatttaaataataataattttttatatatttaatgtgtattcaagtaaaaataaaaggatGTGTCTAAAGGTGTGTGTTACACAGCTAACAACATCATTtgtttttcacactttttttggaGGTAGTAGTAGCCCAAGATCTTGACAAATCAAATATGCAATTACAAACAACTCGGTTTCAGATGCCCTGTAATACTGGTTTCACATAATGAGACCACAGTGAGTCAGACGGTATCTTACTCAATGTGGGTGGCCTAGAAACATCAGTAGAAACCTCATATATGTGACAAACAACACAAAGGTCACAGCTAAACATCTGAGGACACATCTTGCACATGATCATGTCTGTGGGGTCTACTGTATGAAAAACACAGTAAGAGTGCTAACGATCCATTTGAAACGGTCCTGATTTcacaattcattcattttcctaAGAAGCATTGCGCTTACTTGACTCCCTCTCCACGCTGCTCACCAATGACCACTTGCACGATGAGCTTGTATCTATCAAAGCccacatctgaaaaaaaaaaccacgtATATTAGAGGTTAGTGCAGAAACCTGCTGTCACTCCATACTCAGAGTATC encodes the following:
- the dynlt2b gene encoding dynein light chain Tctex-type protein 2B; amino-acid sequence: MDAGANTYLIRPNYKDKFKSGVAKECIREILREQLYGVQYNPEEVPTLSKSLADSIKNKLKDVGFDRYKLIVQVVIGEQRGEGVKMAARCFWDADTDSYAQDIFMNDSLFCVAAAFGVYYY